Proteins from a single region of Parambassis ranga chromosome 16, fParRan2.1, whole genome shotgun sequence:
- the stmn1b gene encoding stathmin 1b — protein MSTCGDITVKELNKRASGQAFEVILSPSTPDAKGEFPLTPIKKRETSLDEIKKKLEAAEGRRRSQEAEVLKHLAEKREHEKEVIQKAIEEQGNFCKLAQEKIQQKMEANKENREARLAALNEKLKEKVKKLEQVRKNKEAMKEEGN, from the exons atgtcaacctGTGGAG ACATCACAGTTAAGGAGCTGAATAAGCGCGCATCTGGCCAAGCGTTTGAGGTCATCTTAAGCCCCTCAACTCCAGATGCTAAGGGGGAATTTCCTTTGACTCCAATTAAGAAAAGGGAAACATCGCTGGATGAGATAAAGAAGAAGCTAGAAGCTGCAGAGGGAAGACGCAGG AGCcaggaggctgaagtgctgaaACATTTAGCTGAGAAACGAGAGCACGAGAAGGAGGTCATCCAGAAGGCCATAGAGGAACAAGGCAACTTCTGCAAGCTGGCGCAAGAGAAAATCCAGCAGAAGATGGAGGCAAACAAAGAGAACCGTGAAGCAAGGCTGGCAGCTCTCAATGAGAAGCTTAAGGAGAAG GTCAAGAAGCTGGAACAAGTCAGGAAGAATAAGGAGGCAATGAAAGAAGAGGGGAATTAA
- the paqr7b gene encoding membrane progestin receptor alpha-B: MATVVMEQIGRLFINAQQLRQIPQLLESAFPTLPCTVKLSDVPLVFQERHILTGYRQPDQSWRYYFLTLFQRHNETLNVWTHLLAALIILVKWQEISETVDFLRDPHAQPLFIVLLAAFTYLSFSALAHLLSAKSELSYYSFYFLDYIGVAVYQYGSALAHYYYAIEKDLHTTVQGFFLPAAAFLSWLTCFGCCYGKYAGPELSKVAIKLFQVVPSALAYVLDISPVVHRIYSCYRDGCSDPIVTYHFYHVVFFLIGSYFFCCPHPESLFPGKCDFIGQGHQIFHVFVVVCTLTQIEALRTDFTERRPIYERLHGDLAHDAVALFIFTACCSALTAFYVRNRVRASLHEKEE, translated from the coding sequence atggcaacagtggTGATGGAGCAGATCGGTCGCCTGTTTATCAACGCGCAGCAGCTGCGACAGATCCCTCAGCTGCTGGAATCGGCCTTCCCGACGCTGCCTTGCACCGTGAAGCTGTCAGACGTTCCCCTGGTGTTTCAGGAGCGCCACATCCTCACCGGCTACAGACAGCCGGACCAAAGCTGGCGTTACTACTTCCTCACCCTTTTCCAAAGGCACAACGAGACCCTCAATGTGTGGACCCATCTGCTGGCTGCACTCATTATCTTGGTGAAGTGGCAGGAGATCTCGGAGACGGTGGATTTTCTGCGAGATCCTCATGCTCAGCCTCTCTTCATCGTGCTCCTGGCAGCCTTCACCTACCTCTCCTTTAGTGCTCTTGCTCATCTTCTTTCTGCCAAATCCGAGCTCTCCTACTACAGCTTCTACTTCCTCGACTACATCGGGGTCGCTGTCTATCAGTACGGTAGCGCTCTGGCACACTACTACTATGCCATTGAGAAAGATTTGCACACTACAGTGCAAGGGTTCTTTCTACCTGCCGCAGCCTTCTTGTCTTGGCTTACTTGCTTTGGCTGTTGCTATGGCAAATATGCCGGCCCCGAGCTGTCCAAAGTGGCCATCAAGCTCTTCCAAGTGGTGCCCTCAGCCTTAGCTTACGTTCTAGATATCAGCCCTGTGGTTCATCGCATTTACAGCTGCTATCGGGACGGTTGCTCTGATCCCATTGTGACGTACCATTTCTATCACGTTGTCTTTTTCCTAATTGGCtcctattttttttgttgccccCACCCAGAAAGTTTGTTCCCTGGGAAGTGTGACTTCATCGGGCAGGGGCACCAGAtctttcatgtgtttgtggtggTGTGCACCCTGACGCAGATCGAGGCCCTGCGAACAGACTTCACAGAGCGTCGTCCCATCTACGAGCGCCTCCACGGAGACCTCGCTCATGATGCCGTTGCACTCTTCATCTTCACTGCCTGCTGCAGTGCTCTTACTGCTTTTTATGTGCGCAATCGTGTACGTGCCTCTCTCCACGAGAAGGAAGagtaa